One Gardnerella vaginalis genomic window, GTAATTTATGTATTTATTTATCTAATTAACGTAATTAATGGGTAATAAGAAGTTTATCGCAGAGACGAAAGATGTTCGTTTAACGGTGAAACGCGCTGATACCTTTGGCGTGAGCTTTGTTAACTGTGAACAAGATATGTTGAGGGTTGAGGAAGCGCAAAATGTTATAAGGCTTATTCAAACTAAAAAAGTCTCAGCTTCGAATTGGCTGAGGTGGTTTACTCAGGGTATGCCTGAAATTGTTGTGAGTTTGCCACATGATGTGGAATTTTGTGAGGTTGAATCTGATTCTAATCAAGTGCTCATCACGGATATTGAGATTGGTAAGCTTTATGTAGAAGTGAACAATGGCTTTGTATCCACTGGAGAAAGATAAAATTCATATTTAATGAAATTGACAATCAGGCCTTATGGAGGGTTTTATGGCTGAGATTTGGGATGCGTATGATAAAGAATTTAATAAATTAAAGAATATTACATTAGTGAGAGGAGAACCAATTCCTGACGGCATGTATCATTTGGTGGGCGAAGTAATTGTTAAACATATAGATGGGACTTACCTTATTATGCAAAGAGATTTTGAAAAGAAATTCGGTGGAATGTGGGAGTTGACAGCAGGTGGTTCTGCATTGCAATATGAAACACCATTAGAATGTGCAGTAAGAGAATTAAAAGAAGAAACAGGTATTGAAGCTTCAAAAATTATGGAGATCGGAAGATTTATGCAGGATGTTTACCACTCTCTTTATGTTGAATATCTATGCGTAACCGATTGTAAGAAAAATGCAATTGCTCTTCAAAAAGGAGAAACGGTTAATTATAAGTGGGTAGATAAAAAGAGCCTTTTGGAAATGAGCCAAGACGAGTTAGTATCATCAAGGGCAATCAAACTTATTAAAACAGTAGATATATAAATTCAAGTTTGGCTGTTTGAGGGAAGATATCAACGCTCTATGGTCGAGTGAACAGGATGTTAACGTACTTCGCTTGCGTTGAAAGCACACTGTGCTTTCAACTTGAGCAAGCTCAGCGAATCGAAGTGCATTCGCGAATTATATTTAATCGCTCATGCAAGTCGATTCGCCACTTTGCACCCAGGCTGTGAAGTGGTAAAATATAGCTCAAAAGTTAAAATGAGGCCTGATTATTAGTATGTGCACGAGGAGGTTTTTAAGGAATGGATAAGCTCGTTCGTTTTTGCCGTGAAGTAGCGACATTCGGCTTGACGGTTGCTTTAATCGCGATGCTGCTTGCCTTAATATGGGGTGGCACACTTGCTATTAGAGTTGGTTTTACCTCTTTTGTTATTGGTGTCACAGTGATCTCGCTTAAGACTGTCCTTCGAAAGACTGATTGAATTTTGTTTGGTTCAAGTCAATAGTTGAATATCTCACGTTGGGTGACTATTACTGATCTCTGTCAGTAATAGTCACTTCTTTTTATGAATATTAAAGTCAGGCTCAATGTCCGTCCTGTTTAGCCGGTGATTAGTTAGGGTGATCGTTAAAAGATTAACAACTGTATCAATGAAAATGCACGGAAATTGCAGAACCAGGATGAGTATGAGAAAAAATATGCGAGTCTAGTGAACAGGTTTAATACCGTAGAAGCAAGGCTTAAAGAAGTAAAAGCTAGCATTGTCGACAAGCAAGCAAGACGTGATGAGGTTGAATATTTTATTGATGGCTTGAAAAACAGGACTTGTTAACTGTGTTCTATGAAAACGTCTGACTTAGCATGGTTGACCATCTAACCGTGCATCAAGATGGAAAGGCTGATATTATCTTCCTTGATGGGAGTGTAATGAAAGTAGACGAGTAAATAACAAATATACAATATATGAAGGCAAGTCAATATAGATTTTTTCTTGTATAATTAACTCAAGAAAAGTTAGCATAAAAGGTTGGCAAGCCATGAAAAAACTGACAAAATCCTTGACAGACAGACAGTGTAGTTCTGTCTCTTTTCACGTAGAATTTTTTAATTGGTAGAAATATATATCTGATGGATAGGTATGTGTTCCTGCCTATTTTATGCAATTTTTCAAAACAATAAAAAGAACATTATTAGATTAAAAAGGAGGATTTATGAAAAATATGAAAAAATGCCCAAAGTGTGGGGGAAGTGAAATTATATTTGTGCCTGGATCTGCTGGGGCTTATGGGACTGGAAATAATGTTATGACTGGACATACAATTATGTCAGCAGTACCTGTTGATAGGTATATTTGCACTGCCTGTGGTTTTAGCGAGGAGTGGATTGACCTTGATAATATGGGTAAATTAAAAAAGAAATATGATGAGATTTAAATGAGAGTTACTTTTATATGAGGGTGGGATAATAGTTAAGACAGCAGGTCGAGGATTACAATCGACCTGTTTTTATGTTTAAGGCACTTAGCTTTCAAGATATAATGAGTATTAGAAGATAAATTTGTAAAAGCTCATTTCAATAGATGAAGGAGGTGCTTTCATGTCCAATTTAAACTCAAATTACACTAAGCAACTCATTGATGATTACTGTGTGCTAGATACCGAAACGACCGGCTTATCTGCTTATTATAATGAGATTATTGAGATTGGTATCTTAAAAGTTAGAAATAATGAGATAGTAGACCGTTATGATCAGCTGGTTAAGCCGAGTACCGGAGTAGATGGTTTTATTACAGCATTAACAGGAATAACTAATGAAATGTT contains:
- a CDS encoding NUDIX hydrolase, which codes for MAEIWDAYDKEFNKLKNITLVRGEPIPDGMYHLVGEVIVKHIDGTYLIMQRDFEKKFGGMWELTAGGSALQYETPLECAVRELKEETGIEASKIMEIGRFMQDVYHSLYVEYLCVTDCKKNAIALQKGETVNYKWVDKKSLLEMSQDELVSSRAIKLIKTVDI